A genomic segment from Clostridiisalibacter paucivorans DSM 22131 encodes:
- the greA gene encoding transcription elongation factor GreA: MTQKQVVLTLEGLKKIENELEHLKTVRRKEVAERIKQAIAFGDISENSEYDEAKNEQAQVEERIFKLENMLKNATVIDDEDVSLDVVNVGAKVRVKDLEYDEEVQYSVVGSAESDPYEGKISNESPVGDALIGRKVGDIVDVQVPDGIIRYEILEISR; encoded by the coding sequence GTGACGCAGAAGCAAGTGGTTTTAACCCTAGAGGGATTAAAAAAAATAGAAAACGAATTGGAACATTTGAAAACAGTGAGAAGGAAAGAGGTTGCAGAAAGAATAAAGCAAGCTATAGCTTTTGGGGACATCAGTGAGAACTCAGAATATGATGAAGCAAAAAATGAACAAGCACAGGTAGAAGAAAGAATTTTCAAATTGGAAAATATGCTAAAAAATGCTACGGTAATTGATGATGAAGATGTTTCTTTAGATGTAGTTAATGTAGGGGCTAAAGTGAGAGTTAAGGATTTAGAATATGATGAAGAAGTGCAGTATTCAGTAGTGGGTTCTGCAGAATCAGATCCATATGAAGGGAAGATATCCAATGAATCTCCTGTTGGTGATGCATTGATAGGTAGAAAGGTTGGAGATATTGTTGATGTACAGGTTCCAGATGGTATAATAAGGTATGAAATACTAGAGATAAGTAGATGA